Proteins co-encoded in one alpha proteobacterium HIMB5 genomic window:
- a CDS encoding hypothetical protein (PFAM: conserved hypothetical protein): MSNLLSSLSKTIHASLALAIILFLGLFMQNDGFGFDRAFWSWIARYVHVVVGIMWIGLLWYFNFVQIPNMGKIPDEQKPAIGKVIAPAALFYFRWAAAFTVLSGLILAGLNGYLHDAMTLSIGSGIPKHTAIGIGMWLGLVMAFNVWFVIWPNQKRALGIVECDPELKAKSAKTAMLFSRTNTLLSLPMLLTMVAAQNLY; this comes from the coding sequence ATGTCAAATTTACTATCTTCATTATCAAAAACAATTCATGCCTCTCTTGCATTAGCAATTATCTTATTTTTAGGTCTATTCATGCAAAACGATGGTTTTGGTTTTGATAGAGCTTTTTGGAGCTGGATAGCTAGGTATGTTCATGTTGTAGTTGGAATAATGTGGATTGGTTTATTATGGTATTTCAACTTTGTTCAGATTCCAAATATGGGAAAAATTCCAGATGAACAAAAACCTGCAATAGGTAAAGTTATTGCTCCTGCTGCTCTATTTTACTTTAGATGGGCTGCTGCATTTACTGTTTTATCTGGTTTAATTCTTGCAGGCTTAAATGGATATCTTCATGATGCAATGACTTTAAGCATTGGATCAGGTATTCCAAAACATACTGCTATAGGTATTGGAATGTGGCTTGGTTTGGTGATGGCATTTAACGTATGGTTTGTAATATGGCCAAATCAAAAAAGAGCTTTAGGTATAGTTGAATGTGATCCTGAATTAAAAGCAAAATCTGCAAAAACTGCTATGTTGTTTTCTAGAACAAATACATTGTTATCATTACCAATGTTATTAACAATGGTTGCAGCTCAAAACTTATATTAG
- a CDS encoding excinuclease ABC, A subunit (PFAM: ABC transporter~TIGRFAM: excinuclease ABC, A subunit) has product MIKKILIKGAKEHNLKNVSLEIPKDKFVVITGLSGSGKSSLAFDTIYAEGQRRYVESLSAYARQFLDKMKKPNVDLIEGLSPAISIEQKNTSKNPRSTVATVTEIYDYMRVLYARAGIPYSPFTGKPITSQTISQIVDKIKELPKKSTIYLYAPVVRGRKGEYKKEIQSYKRRGFRKIKIDNVLYDIDQSPELNKKVKHDISILVDRIVLNSSLGNRLAESIETAVNLANGLLFVEYEDETLPKKFRKIESLIFSTKFACPESGFTIEEIEPRLFSFNSPFGACEECEGIGVKLNVDPNLVIPNDKKSIADGAIEPWAKTTTMYYAQTLASLAKHYGFSLEDKWNKIPKKIKDIILYGSDDEEIKFNYDDGYEKYSHKKTFEGVINNLERRYLETDSDWKREEIAQYQSDTKCERCNGHRLKDEALCVKIDNLHISEVTEKSISDAAKWFNDLEKTLDKRQLKIAEHILKEINERLKFLLNVGLDYLTLSRESSTLSGGEAQRIRLASQIGSGLTGVLYVLDEPSIGLHQKDNVKLISALKRLRDLGNTVIVVEHDTETMENADHIIDLGPEAGSKGGEVIAQGTIKEITANKESITGKYLSNKFRIDVPKKRRLAKNGRFLEITGASGNNLDNVNLKIPLGSLTCVTGVSGSGKSTLVLQTLYNALNLALNNNKSRKIPKPFKGFKGTELVDKIIDIDQSPIGRTPRSNPATYTGAFGPIRDWFTALPESKSRGYKPGRFSFNVKGGRCEACEGDGVITYEMHFLPDVYIQCDECKGTRYNRETLEIKFKDKSIADVLNMTVDEGCEYFENISNIKSKLLTLKKVGLGYIKIGQQATTLSGGEAQRIKLAKELSKRSTGRTMYILDEPTTGLHQHDIKKLLEILHTFVALGNSVVVIEHNLDVIKTADYIVDMGPEGGVKGGKIIAEGKPEEIVKIKDSYTGKFLKPLLN; this is encoded by the coding sequence ATGATCAAAAAGATACTTATTAAGGGGGCAAAAGAACATAATTTAAAAAATGTTTCCCTTGAAATTCCAAAAGATAAATTTGTGGTAATAACAGGGTTATCTGGATCAGGAAAATCTTCATTAGCATTCGATACAATTTATGCCGAAGGGCAAAGAAGATATGTTGAAAGTCTTTCTGCATACGCAAGACAGTTTTTAGATAAAATGAAAAAACCTAATGTAGACCTTATTGAGGGTTTAAGTCCTGCAATATCTATTGAACAAAAAAATACATCTAAAAATCCAAGATCAACGGTTGCTACAGTAACTGAAATTTATGATTATATGCGTGTCTTGTATGCGAGAGCTGGTATACCCTACTCTCCTTTTACAGGTAAGCCAATTACTTCTCAAACTATTTCCCAAATAGTAGACAAAATAAAAGAGCTACCAAAAAAATCTACAATTTATTTATATGCTCCTGTCGTTAGAGGCAGAAAAGGAGAATATAAAAAAGAAATTCAGAGTTATAAAAGAAGAGGATTTAGGAAGATTAAAATTGATAATGTCTTATACGATATTGATCAGTCTCCTGAATTAAATAAAAAAGTTAAACATGATATTTCAATTTTAGTTGATAGAATTGTGTTAAATTCCTCATTAGGAAATAGATTAGCAGAAAGTATTGAAACAGCAGTAAATCTTGCAAATGGTTTATTATTTGTTGAATATGAAGATGAAACGCTTCCTAAAAAATTTAGGAAAATTGAAAGCTTAATCTTTTCAACAAAATTTGCTTGTCCTGAAAGTGGTTTTACAATTGAAGAAATAGAACCAAGATTATTTTCATTCAATAGTCCATTTGGAGCTTGTGAAGAATGTGAGGGTATAGGTGTAAAATTAAACGTAGATCCAAATCTTGTAATTCCTAATGATAAAAAAAGTATAGCAGATGGTGCTATTGAACCTTGGGCAAAAACAACAACAATGTATTACGCTCAAACTCTAGCTTCTTTGGCTAAACATTATGGTTTTTCATTAGAGGATAAGTGGAACAAAATACCCAAAAAAATTAAAGATATTATTTTATATGGATCTGATGATGAGGAAATAAAGTTTAATTATGATGATGGATATGAAAAATATTCACATAAAAAAACATTTGAAGGAGTAATTAACAACCTTGAACGACGTTATCTAGAAACAGATAGTGATTGGAAAAGAGAGGAAATCGCTCAATATCAATCAGATACAAAATGTGAAAGATGTAATGGGCATAGGTTAAAGGATGAAGCTTTATGTGTAAAAATTGATAATTTACATATAAGTGAAGTAACCGAAAAATCCATAAGTGATGCAGCTAAATGGTTTAATGACTTAGAAAAAACATTAGACAAAAGACAACTAAAAATTGCTGAACATATTCTAAAAGAAATTAATGAAAGACTAAAATTTTTATTAAATGTTGGATTAGATTATTTAACACTATCAAGAGAGTCTAGCACTCTTTCTGGTGGTGAAGCTCAAAGAATTAGATTGGCATCACAAATTGGTTCAGGTTTAACTGGTGTACTTTATGTTTTAGATGAACCATCTATAGGTCTTCATCAAAAAGATAATGTTAAATTGATAAGTGCTTTAAAAAGATTAAGAGATCTAGGTAATACAGTTATTGTTGTCGAACATGATACTGAGACAATGGAAAATGCTGATCATATTATTGATTTAGGTCCAGAAGCTGGAAGTAAAGGCGGTGAAGTTATTGCTCAAGGAACAATAAAAGAAATTACTGCTAACAAAGAAAGTATAACAGGAAAATATTTATCAAACAAATTTAGAATAGATGTTCCTAAAAAAAGAAGACTTGCAAAAAATGGAAGATTTTTAGAAATTACCGGTGCATCAGGTAACAATCTTGACAATGTAAATTTGAAAATACCACTTGGTAGTCTCACATGTGTGACTGGTGTATCCGGTAGTGGTAAATCAACATTAGTTTTACAAACACTATATAATGCTCTCAACCTTGCTTTAAATAATAACAAATCTAGAAAAATTCCAAAACCATTCAAAGGATTTAAAGGTACTGAACTAGTTGATAAGATAATTGATATTGATCAATCACCTATTGGTAGAACCCCAAGATCAAATCCTGCTACTTATACTGGGGCATTTGGTCCAATTAGAGATTGGTTTACAGCTTTACCTGAATCTAAATCAAGGGGATACAAACCTGGAAGGTTTTCATTTAATGTTAAAGGTGGAAGATGTGAAGCTTGTGAAGGTGATGGTGTTATTACTTATGAAATGCACTTCTTACCTGATGTATATATTCAATGTGATGAATGTAAAGGAACACGATACAATAGAGAAACTCTTGAAATAAAATTTAAAGATAAAAGTATTGCAGATGTATTGAATATGACTGTTGATGAAGGATGTGAGTATTTTGAAAATATTTCAAATATAAAATCAAAACTTTTAACTTTAAAAAAAGTAGGTTTAGGCTATATAAAAATAGGACAACAGGCCACTACTCTATCTGGAGGAGAGGCTCAAAGAATAAAACTTGCTAAAGAACTTTCAAAAAGATCTACTGGGAGAACGATGTATATTCTTGACGAACCGACAACAGGATTACATCAACATGATATTAAAAAACTATTAGAAATTCTTCACACTTTTGTTGCATTAGGAAATTCAGTCGTGGTAATTGAGCATAATTTAGATGTTATTAAAACAGCTGATTATATTGTAGATATGGGTCCCGAGGGCGGCGTAAAAGGTGGAAAAATCATAGCAGAAGGAAAACCTGAGGAAATTGTCAAAATTAAAGATAGTTATACAGGTAAATTTTTAAAACCCCTTTTGAACTAA
- a CDS encoding single stranded DNA-binding protein (PFAM: Single-strand binding protein family~TIGRFAM: single stranded DNA-binding protein (ssb)), translated as MAGSLNKVLLIGRLGADPEIKQMVNGKSVARLSLATSQSWKDKNTGEKKEKTEWHRVVVFNEGLVNVVQQYLKKGAQIYVEGQLTTRKWKDEQSGQDKYSTEIVIQGYNSSLTMLGGGSGSGGIQNDSMSQISNDMSDNSQVSNEMDDDIPF; from the coding sequence ATGGCAGGAAGTTTAAATAAAGTATTATTAATTGGTCGTTTAGGCGCAGACCCAGAAATCAAACAAATGGTTAATGGTAAAAGTGTTGCTAGATTAAGTTTAGCAACTAGTCAAAGTTGGAAAGACAAAAATACAGGTGAAAAAAAAGAAAAAACAGAATGGCACCGTGTGGTTGTATTTAATGAAGGTTTAGTAAACGTTGTTCAACAATATTTAAAAAAAGGTGCTCAAATTTATGTAGAGGGACAACTTACAACTAGAAAATGGAAAGATGAACAATCTGGACAAGATAAATATTCTACTGAAATTGTAATCCAAGGTTATAATTCTTCACTAACAATGTTAGGTGGCGGAAGTGGGTCTGGCGGAATTCAAAATGACTCAATGTCTCAAATTTCAAATGATATGTCTGATAATTCACAAGTATCAAATGAAATGGACGATGATATTCCTTTTTAA